In a single window of the Ruminococcus albus 7 = DSM 20455 genome:
- a CDS encoding helix-turn-helix domain-containing protein, whose translation MNEKPIPRMRTVRQAALETGVSEYFVRQLVKNKEIYYVRSGKRVLINLDLFISFLNGETENNGGYDNE comes from the coding sequence ATGAATGAAAAACCAATACCGAGAATGAGAACAGTTAGACAAGCGGCTTTAGAAACCGGGGTTTCCGAATACTTTGTAAGGCAGCTTGTAAAAAACAAGGAAATTTATTATGTACGATCGGGTAAGAGAGTTTTGATAAATCTCGATTTGTTTATCAGCTTTTTGAACGGCGAAACTGAAAATAATGGAGGATACGATAATGAATAA
- a CDS encoding zinc ribbon domain-containing protein — protein MNTFVCPHCGGEVPEGMRFCPHCMTVLAEPQAIEIGAKGRKKNSLVFIIVLCACIVTGAAVYFAARGHNDISVQKNNTDTEVSADVSETESFTSDVDSWVDSMTESIPDNIVTDESSSAESHDETESSADSSVNEHITEQGITPESLYADIKDWCGTHPPKYFGVESAEDISAEQDGDTTMFSFADKGGARIFIGTDTDGNASFIIRLNDISAEGNNEHGEEILSALGDIFFSTDLSGRDGNFTENGYSFEIICNDYPDMFYTEYIITAEKL, from the coding sequence ATGAACACATTTGTCTGCCCTCACTGCGGGGGTGAAGTTCCCGAGGGTATGCGGTTTTGTCCGCACTGCATGACTGTGCTTGCCGAGCCGCAGGCTATTGAGATAGGAGCGAAAGGCAGGAAAAAGAACAGTTTAGTTTTTATAATAGTCCTGTGTGCTTGTATCGTGACAGGGGCGGCTGTATATTTTGCTGCAAGAGGACATAACGATATTTCCGTACAAAAAAATAACACAGACACTGAAGTAAGTGCCGATGTATCGGAAACAGAAAGTTTTACAAGTGATGTTGATTCGTGGGTCGATAGTATGACCGAAAGCATACCTGATAATATTGTTACTGATGAAAGCAGTTCTGCTGAAAGTCACGATGAAACTGAGAGTTCTGCAGACAGTTCGGTAAATGAGCATATCACGGAACAAGGCATCACACCCGAGAGCCTGTATGCCGATATAAAGGACTGGTGCGGTACACATCCGCCTAAGTATTTCGGTGTGGAGAGTGCTGAAGATATATCCGCCGAGCAGGACGGAGACACCACAATGTTTTCGTTTGCCGACAAGGGCGGGGCAAGGATATTTATAGGCACGGATACGGACGGTAATGCAAGCTTTATCATACGGCTGAATGATATTTCCGCAGAGGGCAATAACGAGCATGGAGAAGAGATATTATCTGCACTGGGTGACATATTTTTCAGCACTGATCTCAGCGGCAGGGACGGCAATTTTACCGAGAATGGCTATTCTTTTGAGATAATATGCAATGACTACCCCGATATGTTCTATACAGAGTACATTATCACAGCCGAAAAGCTATAA
- a CDS encoding serine/threonine-protein kinase, with protein sequence MRKLSTDSNTDVYRSLSWVCHENLVRIYDVVTEQDYTYILEEYIEGISLSELVPMNEKGARTTVIQIARALYVLQTLGIVHRDIKEDNVIVTEDGTVKLTDFDISKIYTEGKSRDTQLLGTSTYAPPEQYGLAQTDSRSDIYSLGILANKLVTGKHPSASLYTKGRLGKFIVKATNISPDKRFNSAEDVLAHFR encoded by the coding sequence GTGCGTAAGTTAAGCACTGACAGTAATACAGATGTTTATCGAAGTCTCTCGTGGGTCTGCCATGAGAACTTAGTGCGGATATACGATGTCGTTACCGAGCAGGACTATACCTATATCCTTGAAGAATACATAGAGGGCATAAGCCTTTCGGAACTTGTACCGATGAACGAAAAGGGCGCACGGACGACAGTGATACAGATAGCGAGGGCGCTGTATGTTCTGCAAACGCTGGGCATCGTACACCGTGATATAAAAGAGGACAACGTAATAGTAACAGAGGACGGCACGGTAAAGCTAACCGACTTCGATATATCAAAAATATACACCGAGGGCAAAAGCCGTGATACACAGCTTCTGGGTACGTCTACCTATGCCCCGCCCGAGCAGTACGGACTTGCACAGACCGACAGCAGGAGCGATATATACTCTCTCGGTATACTCGCAAACAAGCTAGTCACTGGCAAGCACCCGTCTGCCTCGCTGTACACCAAAGGCAGGCTCGGTAAGTTTATAGTCAAGGCAACGAATATCAGCCCCGACAAGCGTTTTAACTCTGCCGAAGATGTACTGGCGCACTTTCGTTAA
- a CDS encoding helix-turn-helix domain-containing protein, which translates to MNDGNNNLSLTAVGERIRSRRVKLGLSQEQLAELCGITPSYVGHIERASRQLSLNTAISISTVLEISLDYLLLDVKNENGDVGVLESISAELKNHSPEQVSKFLNTVKILAENIDEL; encoded by the coding sequence ATGAATGACGGCAACAATAATTTAAGCCTTACCGCCGTTGGCGAGAGGATACGCTCACGCAGGGTAAAGCTGGGGCTCAGTCAGGAACAGCTGGCGGAGCTTTGCGGTATCACGCCTTCCTATGTGGGGCATATCGAACGTGCTTCAAGGCAGCTCTCACTTAATACTGCCATAAGCATTTCGACCGTGCTGGAAATAAGCCTTGATTATCTTCTGCTTGATGTCAAAAACGAGAACGGTGATGTGGGTGTTCTCGAAAGCATTTCGGCAGAATTAAAAAATCATTCACCCGAGCAGGTGAGCAAATTCCTCAACACGGTCAAAATATTAGCGGAGAATATTGATGAACTTTAA
- a CDS encoding IS1595 family transposase: MSKRFPKPEITLDGIYSKFADESFCKDFLLDIRFEKGFACPFCGGSEYRRIRSRHLLRCKFCKADISATNGTFMHRTHIPLRLWIVTAFLIMSNKCSVSAVTLMRSLGVTYKTAWYILHRIRKAMKCREERYLLDGIVELDDTYLGAPTHGKKRGRGTEKVKMIVALSKNAAGNPEYVKMRDVPNLKGITVGRFARDNIRAGSKIESDNARSYKKPLAQKYFHVFETYDPTSGQLNWMHKVISNFKAMIMGTYHGNEKIHTALYAAEYCYKFNRRKLGNSAYLRLLAALVQ; this comes from the coding sequence ATGTCAAAAAGATTTCCGAAACCTGAGATCACACTTGATGGGATATATTCAAAGTTCGCAGATGAAAGCTTTTGCAAGGATTTTCTGCTTGATATCCGCTTTGAAAAGGGCTTTGCCTGCCCGTTTTGCGGTGGCTCTGAGTACCGCAGGATAAGGTCACGCCATCTGCTGCGCTGCAAGTTCTGTAAAGCAGATATATCCGCCACAAACGGAACTTTTATGCACAGAACACATATTCCGCTCAGACTGTGGATAGTCACCGCATTCCTCATTATGAGCAACAAATGCAGTGTTTCTGCTGTTACGCTGATGAGGTCTTTGGGGGTGACCTACAAGACTGCATGGTACATCCTTCACCGCATCAGAAAAGCTATGAAATGCCGTGAAGAACGCTATTTGCTCGACGGAATCGTTGAACTTGATGACACGTATCTCGGTGCTCCGACTCACGGTAAAAAGCGCGGCAGAGGTACTGAAAAAGTCAAGATGATCGTAGCTTTATCGAAGAACGCAGCAGGAAATCCCGAGTACGTTAAAATGAGAGATGTGCCGAATTTAAAGGGTATAACTGTGGGTAGATTTGCCAGGGATAATATCCGCGCTGGCTCGAAGATCGAGAGTGATAATGCTCGAAGTTACAAGAAACCGTTGGCACAGAAATACTTCCATGTTTTTGAAACATATGATCCGACAAGCGGTCAGCTGAATTGGATGCATAAAGTTATATCAAACTTCAAAGCAATGATCATGGGAACTTACCACGGAAACGAAAAGATCCACACAGCGTTATATGCTGCCGAATACTGTTACAAATTCAACCGTCGTAAGCTGGGAAACAGTGCGTATTTAAGGCTTTTGGCTGCTTTGGTGCAGTGA